A single Crateriforma conspicua DNA region contains:
- a CDS encoding DUF4350 domain-containing protein, with the protein MSATKTNRSAPSRSQTRWSWAIAALLVLSTGCDYFDTTYGPVKGYSGGNSINGFGGFRSAIESKGVSARKVYRLSQRTGENDVLVWIPQTMSQIPSDATTWFNRWLRKGNHTLVYVIPDSGSEVEYWQQTRRLCAPADRLTYRRELAKATNRRLEWRLNRRDLPSNGWFQTFALESHLPCRELTGPWSADLTMQSAGDSDSKRIDATEGASLGVEFRLDAFDAEVHDKIRKNVDTDIGATGPSSQYWTTAYDPGEIDSDTSFEPLLQNQDGVPLVGLVQKRAWADSKIIVVAGGSLLTNFAMTSESNRQLAYKIVDEALASIDSDGDAAPGRVGMLVSETSDVIVSESSDGPPVIAGMQLLSTWPLSLITIHATLLGVIACLALLPIFGRPRRMPQKPMTDFGDHLDAVSALMTKTAQDGYALDRLAEYQRTVHGETSLGEAKLAQAGPVEQANQNNKKQHV; encoded by the coding sequence ATGAGCGCGACGAAAACAAATCGTTCCGCACCGAGTCGATCGCAGACGCGTTGGTCTTGGGCGATTGCCGCGCTGTTGGTGCTGTCGACCGGTTGTGACTACTTCGACACGACGTATGGACCGGTCAAAGGATATTCCGGCGGCAACAGCATCAATGGTTTTGGCGGCTTTCGCAGCGCCATCGAGTCCAAGGGCGTCTCGGCTCGCAAAGTTTATCGCTTGAGCCAACGCACCGGCGAAAATGATGTGCTGGTGTGGATTCCACAAACGATGTCTCAAATCCCCTCCGATGCAACGACCTGGTTCAATCGGTGGTTGCGCAAAGGAAATCACACGCTGGTGTATGTCATCCCCGACAGCGGCAGCGAAGTGGAATACTGGCAACAGACGCGTCGGTTATGCGCCCCGGCGGACCGCTTGACCTATCGACGCGAATTGGCCAAGGCGACCAATCGACGATTGGAATGGCGCCTGAACCGGCGTGATTTGCCATCCAACGGCTGGTTCCAAACGTTTGCACTGGAAAGTCATCTGCCGTGTCGTGAATTGACCGGGCCATGGTCCGCGGATTTGACAATGCAATCCGCGGGCGATTCCGATTCGAAACGAATCGATGCCACGGAAGGCGCCAGCCTGGGTGTTGAATTTCGTCTGGATGCTTTCGACGCCGAAGTGCATGACAAGATCCGCAAGAACGTCGACACCGACATCGGGGCAACCGGACCGTCCAGCCAGTATTGGACGACAGCATACGACCCCGGCGAAATCGATTCGGACACATCGTTTGAACCGCTGCTTCAGAATCAAGACGGCGTCCCTTTGGTCGGCCTGGTACAAAAAAGAGCCTGGGCGGATTCGAAGATCATCGTGGTCGCCGGCGGTTCACTGCTGACCAACTTTGCAATGACTTCGGAATCGAACCGCCAGTTGGCGTACAAAATCGTCGACGAGGCGTTGGCGTCGATCGATTCCGATGGTGATGCCGCACCTGGACGCGTCGGAATGCTGGTCAGCGAGACCTCGGACGTCATTGTCAGTGAATCATCCGACGGGCCGCCGGTGATCGCGGGGATGCAATTGTTGTCGACGTGGCCGCTGAGTCTGATCACGATCCACGCGACCCTGTTGGGCGTCATCGCTTGTCTGGCGTTGCTGCCGATCTTTGGACGCCCGAGACGAATGCCACAGAAACCGATGACCGATTTTGGCGACCATTTGGATGCGGTCAGTGCCCTGATGACCAAGACGGCGCAAGACGGTTATGCTTTGGACCGATTGGCCGAATATCAGCGTACCGTTCATGGCGAAACGAGCTTGGGGGAAGCCAAGCTTGCGCAAGCGGGGCCGGTCGAACAAGCGAACCAGAACAACAAGAAACAGCATGTCTGA
- a CDS encoding DUF4129 domain-containing protein, which yields MKPWLVILALLWGIGMAQGTATVWGPAVAVADDPLLRDTAWFDAETQTLRPVDVESDDQDTVNRNSRWLPDAQKIKQASSTTPTTTTGNGTASQVVGWVLITVFFVLVILAVLYALKNSEARWAVGNQSKQPRLHDDFVQQRIKELPAELQHAGSDPLTAADRFRLAGQYDRAIVMLYGHQLLFLDRHGLLRLSRGKTNKRYVREAAAHSPEVSDSLRRTVEAFERSYFGRHSIRRDEFETLWADNQTLEQSVNQMGASAA from the coding sequence ATGAAACCTTGGCTTGTGATCCTGGCCCTGCTTTGGGGAATCGGCATGGCACAGGGAACCGCGACGGTTTGGGGTCCCGCGGTCGCCGTGGCCGATGATCCACTGCTGCGTGACACCGCTTGGTTTGACGCGGAAACGCAAACGTTGCGTCCGGTCGACGTCGAAAGCGATGATCAAGACACGGTCAATCGGAACAGTCGTTGGTTGCCAGACGCACAAAAAATCAAGCAAGCGTCATCGACCACGCCGACCACCACCACCGGAAACGGGACAGCGTCGCAGGTCGTCGGTTGGGTGCTGATCACGGTGTTCTTCGTTCTTGTGATCCTTGCGGTGTTGTACGCACTGAAAAACAGTGAAGCCCGATGGGCGGTCGGCAACCAATCGAAGCAACCCCGGTTGCATGATGATTTTGTCCAGCAACGGATCAAGGAATTGCCGGCCGAACTGCAGCATGCGGGATCCGATCCGTTAACCGCGGCGGACCGTTTCCGCTTGGCAGGTCAGTACGATCGCGCGATCGTCATGCTGTACGGTCATCAATTGTTGTTTCTGGATCGCCACGGATTGTTGCGACTCAGTCGTGGCAAAACGAACAAGCGGTATGTGCGTGAAGCCGCGGCGCATTCCCCGGAAGTGTCCGATTCGTTGCGACGGACGGTGGAGGCGTTCGAACGGTCCTACTTCGGCCGCCATTCGATTCGGCGTGATGAGTTCGAGACGCTGTGGGCGGACAATCAAACTTTGGAACAGTCGGTGAACCAAATGGGGGCTTCGGCGGCATGA
- a CDS encoding RDD family protein: MPAAAALDTTIAVVTPENIAFEYQLAGPFRRLPAYLIDVIARWIIMAAVILGMWIVGGMIRMSALQAYMLAATFLLYFVFTNFYGTLMESYFNGKTIGKWACGIRVVGTDGGPIDFRQALLRNLIRIADLAPYVVLNDVNEEIPPIFFLPVGVVGLVTMLCTRRMQRLGDLACGTMVIVDERNWELPVSKIEDPRVAALASYLPADYRFSRSMSRTLAVYVERRQYLTPARRREIARKLTTPLMDQFDFRPDIDPDLLMLALYHRNFLWNEGDDSADLSALNGFSPLAKDQSAEEPPVAATVSDSVTPVSAPSPTVATQDAASEPAG; encoded by the coding sequence ATGCCCGCTGCCGCGGCTTTAGACACCACGATTGCGGTCGTCACGCCGGAGAACATCGCGTTCGAATATCAGTTGGCGGGGCCGTTCCGACGGTTGCCTGCCTATCTGATCGATGTCATCGCGCGGTGGATCATCATGGCAGCGGTGATCCTGGGCATGTGGATCGTCGGTGGGATGATTCGCATGTCCGCGTTGCAGGCGTACATGCTGGCGGCAACGTTTCTGTTGTACTTCGTGTTCACGAATTTCTACGGAACGTTGATGGAGAGCTATTTCAATGGCAAAACCATCGGCAAATGGGCGTGCGGCATCCGCGTGGTCGGAACCGACGGTGGGCCGATCGACTTTCGCCAAGCGTTGCTTCGCAATCTGATTCGTATTGCGGATTTGGCACCCTATGTGGTTTTGAACGACGTCAACGAAGAAATCCCGCCCATCTTTTTTTTGCCCGTCGGAGTCGTCGGTCTGGTCACGATGTTGTGCACCCGTCGCATGCAGCGGTTGGGCGACCTGGCATGCGGCACGATGGTGATCGTCGACGAACGAAACTGGGAACTGCCGGTCAGCAAGATCGAAGACCCTCGCGTCGCGGCGCTGGCGTCGTACTTGCCGGCGGATTATCGGTTCAGTCGCAGCATGTCGCGGACGCTGGCCGTGTACGTGGAACGCCGCCAATACCTGACCCCTGCACGGCGACGCGAAATCGCTCGAAAACTAACGACGCCATTGATGGACCAGTTTGATTTTCGACCCGACATCGATCCTGATCTTTTGATGCTGGCGTTGTACCATCGAAACTTTCTTTGGAACGAAGGCGATGATTCGGCGGATCTGTCGGCGTTGAACGGATTCAGTCCCCTGGCGAAGGATCAATCGGCCGAAGAGCCACCGGTTGCGGCCACCGTGTCGGATTCGGTGACGCCCGTATCGGCCCCTTCGCCAACTGTGGCCACACAGGATGCTGCATCGGAGCCGGCTGGATGA
- a CDS encoding stage II sporulation protein M, whose translation MNVAKILEQRRIQWQELEQLCDAMEMRGRTGRTSKAQHQGAAGVSRFATLYRAACADLALADSYHLPPGTVAYLHRLVARAHSQLYRSNRFDPSVWFDILFYQAPQQIFADPCVRVATLLFFGLFTLSMVLGANDDWFPGFADAVVGNQQLEAMEQMYDQPLFSVDNQTSSLDHYISMSGFYIMHNTGIGLRCFAWGILIIPCLFTLAQNAVILGASFGYMARDGVGGSDNFFHFVTAHGPFELTAIALAAAAGLRIGVGWFSTGGLTRLDSIKRSATRSVPIITASVTLFVLAAFTEGFISPSPLPYLFKAGWAIASSALISFYFVVLGFPRAAADQTLASEQD comes from the coding sequence ATGAACGTTGCAAAGATTCTGGAACAGCGCCGGATCCAATGGCAAGAACTGGAACAACTGTGTGACGCGATGGAAATGCGTGGTCGCACCGGACGGACCAGCAAAGCCCAGCATCAGGGGGCGGCCGGCGTATCGCGTTTTGCCACGCTGTACCGTGCGGCTTGCGCCGACTTGGCATTGGCCGACAGCTATCACTTGCCCCCGGGAACGGTGGCTTACCTGCACCGTTTGGTGGCGCGTGCCCACAGCCAACTGTACCGATCCAATCGGTTTGATCCGTCGGTTTGGTTTGACATTCTGTTTTACCAAGCGCCCCAGCAGATCTTTGCCGACCCCTGTGTGCGTGTCGCAACGCTGTTGTTTTTCGGGTTGTTCACCTTGTCGATGGTGTTGGGTGCCAATGATGACTGGTTTCCCGGGTTTGCCGACGCCGTGGTCGGCAACCAGCAACTGGAAGCCATGGAACAGATGTATGACCAACCGCTGTTTTCGGTCGACAACCAAACATCGTCACTGGATCACTACATCAGCATGTCGGGGTTTTACATCATGCATAACACCGGCATCGGATTGCGGTGTTTTGCCTGGGGAATTTTGATCATTCCCTGCTTGTTCACGCTGGCACAAAACGCGGTGATCCTGGGTGCATCGTTCGGCTACATGGCACGCGATGGTGTGGGCGGCAGTGACAACTTTTTTCACTTTGTTACCGCCCACGGTCCCTTTGAATTGACGGCAATCGCGTTGGCGGCCGCGGCCGGCTTGCGGATCGGCGTCGGCTGGTTTTCCACCGGCGGTTTGACGCGTTTGGATTCGATCAAGCGATCGGCCACCCGTTCGGTTCCGATCATCACCGCATCGGTCACCTTGTTTGTGTTGGCGGCTTTCACCGAAGGTTTCATTTCCCCCAGCCCCCTGCCCTACCTGTTCAAGGCCGGCTGGGCGATCGCGTCGTCGGCGCTGATCAGTTTTTACTTCGTGGTGCTGGGATTCCCACGCGCCGCCGCGGACCAGACTTTGGCCAGTGAACAGGATTAG